TTAAAATAATACCAAAAAACCCGACCCGACTTTCTACATCAGGAGACAGTTATGTTTATGGATAGATAAGTAAATAAACTAACGCTGTTATGAGCgatgataatttcatttctgcaTTCTCAGATGTTTCGCTGTTGTTCTCTGTAACTTTTCTTACATAGTTTGAGCCGGTTAACAGTGAGATAAGATACATTTAAACTAAGTGGTAAACTGCGGTTTAGAAGGCAGAAATAGAATATCCATTCCGCTTTAtcttataaaaatattttaaaatcatttttttttcaccgTAAACCAATCGGTTcttgaataacaatgcacATTCGCAGTAGTCTATTGATGATGGGATATCTAATTTCACGTACAGCCCGTTGGCTTCAAAACTGGATCATTTGATTGAAGTATATCGATCATTCATAATCATATTGTATATATTCATGGTGTTTGAGAAATAAATATACTTGTAACTTATCCATAATTTTCACTATAACACACATACGCATTTGGATGTTTAATCGAAATCCTCTCGAAAAACAATATTAAACcaaattttaatgattttggtCAGGATGAATATTATAAATGCCAGGATTCAGTTCTCCACGGCTgtcttttgaatttgatgcaCCGGAATGTGAAAATCAgctaattgttttaatataAACCACAGCCCTTCTACATCTATGCCTTCAGGTGAACTGCGGTTGTAATGAAGCTTTTATTTGGAGCcgaaatttgattaaaaaaaaacaggacATCAAACTAAATTtggaaagaaaatgtttttaatccAACTCGACAGTCTTATTTCAGATAGAAATATATGGAAACCGGGTCCTGAATATTTTGGAATTTGATAAGAATGGAAAAGTGAAGGCTACATTGAAAAACTCACCATTTTATTGTGTTCTCATGTCATCAGTTTTCACAACGTCTATAGACTCTCGAACGCGCCAACCAGTCAGTCAGCCTGCGCTCCAATATACGCCAACCAGTCAGTCAGCCTGCGCTCCAATATACATGACTCATATCATCACATGTATTTCTCCTCTATATATTAATAAATCCTCCTCGTTCGTGGTTTCAACAAGCTGCTCTCTAATAACTAACTACCCTTCAAACATCGAGTCCcaatctctccctctctctctctcttctccgATCGAGCTTCAAGTCAATAACTCTAGTAATAAGCGAGTGAGCCACATGTTCTCTCAGTTCCTTCTCTCTCTCAGAGAGCCGCTGCACGTTTATTCCAGTAGAACGGCGCGCGGCGGCCGCCATACGATTCGCATTCTCTCTATTTCCAATTGGTGCAAACTGCGCAAATAACCTGTACATTAGAAATTATACATATTGACTATATCGGCTATATACCAGTAATTGTGTGAATGTGAGTAAACAATAGAGTGGAAACAAGGAAACTTTAATTGCCTTCACGCAGAGCTGTTGCGAACATGAGTTCATTTATGCATTCAATAACacacttcgatttccgatttcaaaatcaaaccctctGTTGCGTTCCCGCCGGCAAGTGTGACTGGTGGCCGGGTTGTCTATGCGACAAAAAAACCAAAACCcactttttgatgtttatatttcagttgGATTTCATATTTTCGCCGACTCAGAATTACGTCAAATCATCAACTACGTATTTAACGAGTCCCGAATCGTCAAAATCAACCAGGACCCGCGTCACTCTCCGTTAGACGTGACTGATTTTATCGGTTGCAGTGTTGTCGGGTTTGGTTCGGAGATattgattcattttttctcatgATCAAATACcgatcaggggccggttccaaaagtggtcttaagttgttagattgtctatagaactaagtttgtcttagactggtcttaagtctaagtcctgtctatggaaccggccccaggtgCGGTCGATGTGTCCCGCTCCGTCGCCACATGGGTACCACACCCGAAAATACAGAAGGGATGGATGGATGTCCCGCCGGGGCTGGTAAATACTTTTTTGACGGAGAACTTCCGTCTGACTTTAAGAGCGCTTCTCACTCTCCAGCTGAGAGATGGTTGCATAGATTTGTTTAGTTTGTTGATAATAGTTTGGCCGGGAATTCGCGGCCCGCGAGTGACTTCGGGTTCGCGAATGACGAACAGAGCACTGTCGCAGTAcatttggatattctcggagctacCCGCTATCGATTGTATTTTCCTCAGCCAGGGCACATGTATTTGGTGTTGGCCGGCTGTAGAACATGTGGGCGGACAAAATAATGACAGATCACATGCGGTCACGTGATTAAACATGTTCAATCTCGCGTACACCGAACCCCAATCTAATCCATATCGTTGAATACCTCCAATTGCTAAGCACCATATTTAATTTAtgatctattttcatttctttgacAGAGCCACAGCAGGAGGCAATCAGCAATTTAAATTTAGTAAAcgataggggcagcacttgacggtcgTCAAGATCTAATGGAGTTAAATATGGCGGCGGCATCTGGGAGTCAACAGCAAGCGGCTGGAGTCAGTGCGAGTCAGGCGGGATACAACGGCAGTTTTAATGTCGAAGATGGAAAATGTACGTTAAGCAATACGCCAGTCACCACCTCCTCCACCCGGGGCAGCCTTTTGCTCTGTTAACCAGATTTAAATGCTTGCATGCGTTAGTTCGTGCACCGACCAGAACTCTTTCGTTTCcaacttttttgaaaatttgttgagcAACAACCGGTCCCAGCTCGCTCATCCCTCGATCTCCCTTCTATCTGTAAGTGATATATCTGTTATTTCAGGTGCTATTCGAGAGATTCTCGATGCATTTAAGATGTCCGATAATGTTGTAAGATTAGACGAAGCGCGAGATAACGCCGGAAATGACATGTTACGTATGATGCAAATCGTGTTCCCTGTCGCTACTAAAATACAGATGGATGTCATCAGTAAATACGGTTTCACACCGGACGGGGAAGGTATGAAAATATACCCCTCAAACTTCAACAAGGGGGGTCAAATATTGTCCTTTATACTTCTCCCTAAGGGGCAATCTACAGTTAAACTaagggctggttttatagactgtcTTTAGTGCAGGGGGTTAACgcaattgaatttcaattgagttaaccccagGTTAAAGTTTAGACTTCAGTCTAAAACTCAGGGTtaagttctacagttgtgaattaagattttactttgttaactcattgaaaattaactaattttaactcagagctAACACTAAATTCAtcactgtagaactgggtccgggTACATAGTTGTGATAGTAATTATGTATATGACTTATATACATATGATGCTATTTAAagttagtaaattgaattgtaaaTACAAATTGGGAATCAggaatagaaacaactgaagTAATGTGAAGTCTTAACTGAATTTCACAGTTACAATACCTGTTACAGAGTGTATTGATGTTTGCGTTCCTCTCGATTATTTTCAGGTCTCATCCGTTTTGCTCAAGCGATAAAAATGTACGAAAAACAGAATGAAGAATTAGCGATTTTAAACGCAGAACTCAGAGCGATATTGATTCCACAGATGGACGTACCTCCGCTATCACTAGGGGCAACGAGTCCTTCGAAATCACAATCCGCTTCTTAATTTACACTCTATTTCTGGGATTAAGTCTTCGTTAGATAAGtcatcacattactgaagtcatctctattagGACTTAATTTACTattgtaagtcatcatttgtttAGGTATCAActgaatgattattattactacaATAAACAGAGTTAGACTgtgtttcaatatttggtgCTGTGCGTGAAACCGATTAATTGTTCGatcattgtttatttctagtgcatttcttttttttatacaaaaatttgtgaaaataaattatttataaACTATGTGAAGTTGATTCATCGGTTTAATAACAATTTGAGCGGAATCATCATCTGTTTGTTACTGACTGTACTAACTCGATATTTTAAGCGAGTAAAtataatacaaatatttattgGAATAAAGAGATATTGACATCATTCGcacaaaaatacatcaaacCATAGAATAGAAATACCGCAATAAAACAGATAGAAACATCATATTAACAGAAATTAGGGCTCGCATTACGCGACCTTAAATAAATGCgaacttttgaaaaaaatcttaatCAGTTTGATGAATTAAACACAATTTAAAACTGATGTATAAAACTAACCCCTGCACAGAGAACACAAGAACCTTGTTACAACAAATTTCAGGACACCAGAAAAACTGGGGTCAGTTTCTAAAAAGTTGTTGAAGAATATCTGGCTGATTAATACCATAGAAacgatgaacttttaattgtcacttcGTCAACTATCCATTGGTTAACtcaaaccaacttttgagcaactggtccctgtccgttataactgatagttcatCATATATagtatgaaattatcaaatcgTCTTATTTACAGACaaaattctaggtttgtaatACAATATATCGTTATATCTGAGATCGTTATTAGAAGGTTCTTCTCTCTGTATCAACCATCagaattttctcaaattgCTCCAAAATGTCAGTTTTTGCCGCTTACAAACACCACACAATTCACAGTTTACTATTTGAGCTTCAGTCCACTTTGCACATCAGTATTGTACAGTATAAGAGCTGGCGTCCATTTTACACGAGTTGATTAATGATCTGGAGAAGCTGTCGCGATTCTATTGCGTCGGTAATTGTTCGATTGgagtgaaaaatttgaaatcctCCGGGAACAGTCGATGAGCCTGCGGATACATGAGTTTATACGACTGTCTTATCGTCACCTCGGCAACACCAGCTATATCACCTATATCTATAAATATACAATACAACTCACAGTACACAGACTTCGGTCAATTAGTTCTCAAGATGAAGACTAGATGTACTGCCCTCCCATTTAAccccaggttttctcaatgtacatctctacacaaatacatagtaaaacacccccgatataccgtcACAATCATTCTACACCGacgtgggcggtatatcggggttcACAGTACTTTACCTTTTTGTGATTTTTTATCTTGTGAAGCTTGCGATGCCATATAGATGGCAGCAGCGGCAACTGATATCGGGCTTCGTCTGAAATCACAGGAGTTTATCgttgattatatgaataaatattcaGATTTATTGCGACGTAACAATGATTGTAAAACTAACCCGGAAACAAGATCCAAATCAACAGCTTTTCTAGCGATAAATGTTGCACCTTTCTGAACACTGTTCGGTAAACCAAGATTGGAACAAAATCGAGACtggaaaataataaaacatcATACACTGATAAACAGGTTAATTACATTTAAACACTCTACATGTAGTCTCTCAGGGGACTTTATCATCAGTAGTAGAGATGAGACTCTAAGGACTCTATATGAAGCCTTTAAGGACTCTCAATCTATAGTAATCTTTGTAAGACTGACCATGAAGTCGCCTGTCGTAATTAATTCCACATTCGTCTCCAATGTTTTCAGGATGTGTTTGAAAACGCGtccaatttctttttttgataCTTTTGAAACGGCACAAATTTCTACAAAACAATGAGACAATTAAAGCAGAGAATCCCAGGTGCAGGGGGTTAAGTCTGGGGGTGGACATCCGGGGTGTGGGGGGTTGTGAAGAATGATCGTACCTTTCAATGTACGTGGAACTCCCTCTTGTCGACATGCTATATATAAACATGCAGCTGATATTGCGTCATTGCTTCTTCCTTTTAACGCTTTAGTTTCGTGAACCTGTTTAAAAAGTGTGTCCGCTCGAtcctataaaatataataaccATCAACCAAAATTTGTTCATGATCCACAACAggtaaaatacaaattagCTAGTTACAGTTGTTCAGTTGTGAACTAGAGTTAAccctgaactcaggatccagttccacagttgtgaactagagttaactctgaactcaggatccagttctacagttgtgggTTAGAGTTAGacctgaactcaggatccagttgcacagttgtgagttagagttaactctgaactaaggatccagttgcacagttgtgagttagagtaaactctgaactcaggatccagttctacagttgtgggttagagttaactctgaactcaggatccagttccacagttgtgagttagagttaactctgaaccaaatcttaacaaaaaaatctttttaaacaCTTACTATGATCATTCTCGGTAGATTTAACCGATCAGCCATTTGAGCGATCTCACGGAATGCACCTAGTAGCGCCCTCTCTGAACTACTTAACTAtaatcaaatacaatacaacaaACATCAATTAAAACTGCCAGCCTCCCCTcatcctccctcacccctCGTGAGTGTTGTTTGTACACAACTTACAGTTCGTCTGTTTTTATACATCTGTGCACCGAAAGCATCGACTTGTGCCGTCTTTTTGTCTTGCATTATCATCGTTGATAGATCACCGCCCCCTAGTAGTGGATTCTGAAACCGAAATACAATCATCGATCAATAGGTTCTCCGATCGGAGGAGGAAACATGGAATCTCGGAGGAGAAACAATAATTACCTCTGCTGCTCCAACACGAGATGAATCTTTAGTGTCTTTATCATTACTGAATGTTCTCCATTCAGAACCAACATCTATTACTCTGTAACAACGACATACACATCATTAACAACTGACAGTTAGTGGCAGGTTAACTCAAATCCTGACAGTGTCTCTGcatttttacaaatttgtaaatatccgatcgtgaaactaaaccacagacaggttactgactatgcACCTACCTATCGCCAATAACCATTCCACATTCGGAACAGATCATATCACCAGCATGATAATCCTCTACTAGATGTGCCTCAGGGTGATATATACAACCAACACCAGCTCTACCTGCAGCTCCTCGACTCCTAAACATATTAACAAAAACACAATGTCACCGACCGTCAATAAATCTGAATTTGTTTGATCAGATCAGACACAGCCGATTGTAAAACTTTTCCATCAATGAAATCGTTAGAATTGACTTGAGAGATTTTCAGGAAGATTGCTGGTATACACAGGGTTAAATACCAGCGTGTgaattatcaatcaatatgAGATATTACTGTCAATATGTGACTTTTATTGGATTggaaacaaacaaaatttatttacttacccggacgccgccattttgaatagtCTCCGAAATTTCGCTTGAATTTTGCGAGAACGGTTagagaaatcaatgaaaaattaatttcaccCAAAGCAAAGAAATAAGTATCTAAGAAGTAGTTTTACTATGACCAGACAGAGGATTTTTagaaattatgaattaatcgATGTTGAGATTATCCTATCCACTGGGTTTTCCCCAGAAATTCAACACTTCCGGTTTTATTCTGCAGACTTCCATAAATCGGCGATGTAAAGTTTGGTCGTCAATGTGGCAGATCAAATCTATGCCAGGAAGATTCCGTACTATAACTCAAACTGAGTATCCATGCTTCACTGAAATATCGGAACACAAAACACTATTTTTTCTACCAAAATTGGCCAAATCAATGACTAAATGAATGagtatcactttttaaaatattcttCTATAGAATTATATTAATTATTGGTGTAAAAGACTCAAATACAAGATTTATTGTCCACACGGGTAAACCGCCGTGTCGGGTAGTTTGGAACAAAAGTTAGACTTTTATTCATAGATACCCTCTGAGGTGTCAGGTTACAGCCGTAGACTTTACATGACAAATCTTccagaaattaaaatttaatttgagtTTGTTGcttttgtttataaagtgATGATAATGTCTAGAATACGCAATATATCGATAATAGCGAGTTTAGGTGTTGGAGCTTGGATCGGTAGAGAATATGAGAAAACTCGATCAAACTCCAACAATACTCCAAACACTCCAATGAACAGCTCCAGCAATCTCATTAACAACAGACAATCTGAATCGATATTTACCTCAATAATACCCATAGTCAGCGCCGCTAGAAATGTACCCGCTGTTCCTATGGACTACTCGGTCACTCCCTCAGCACCGGCGCCCTCTAAACTACCGAATAAAAACCTCACTGAAATCACGCGATTCGGTTTCCCGGGATTTGATAATATTCGTAGTCGCGACGATTACGTGATTTCGTACGATCGCAGAAACAGAATCCCGCGTTGGGTCCTCGAACATCTGAACCCgcagaaaatacaaaatcaaaactcgTCGGTCGTCGATCGCGAGAAAAGTGAATTTAAAGAAGATCAGACGATATTACCGATGTTTAGATCGAGTAATAGCGATTATAGACGTAGTGGTTATGATCGAGGTCACATGGCTGCTGCGGGGAATCATAGAATCAATCAACACAGCTGTGATGAAACATTCATTCTCAGTAACATCGCACCTCAGGTAAAACTACTGAACCCTCACGAGGGCTAGTTAAtaccctgggcccagttccacaggtctgagttaagatttgactctgggttaaaacattgaaaatgaactaactttaactcggagttaactctaactctcaactgtggaactggatcctaatCATTTGTGGCAAGCTTTTCTCATCGCATCGTCCTGTTTCCTGTTTACAGGTTGGTAATGGTTTTAATCGTCATGCTTGGAATGATTTAGAACGATACGTTCGACATTTAACTcgtcaaaataaaaatatctatatcTGCACCGGACCGCTGTTTCTACCGAGGTAAGAAACCCACTCATTCCTGCCCCACCTGAAGGAAACATTCTCTGTTTCATGTTTCATAGATATTCCTCTCTATCTGTTTCATGTTTCAGGAGAGAAAAAGACGGAAAAGTTTACGTCAAATACGAAGTGATCGGACAAAATAACGTTGCCGTGCCGACGCATTTCTTTAAAGTAATCGTCATGGAAACTAACAGTGGAACGTATAGCATTTCATCGTTCGTTTTACCGAATGAAGTTTTACCGGAAAAAGTGAatttattaaattatttaGTTCCATTAGATTCTATAGAGAGAGCGGCTGGATTGGTCTTCTTCGATAAGTTACCTAAAAATATATTCACGAATATTAATGGACAACGGAATAATCAGTCTTAATTCGGAAATACTGATTGGATAATCTGGGAGGAGCTACACTACGCTCTGATTGGATGAAATCAGAGGAGCTGCGTGCTGATTGGATGAAATCAGAGGAGCTGCGTGCTGATTGGATAATCTGGGAGAGGCTACTCTCTGATAGGATGAAATCAGAGGAGCTGCGTGCTGATTGGATGAAATCAGAGAAGCTGCGTGCTGATTGGATGAAATCAGAGGAGCTGCGTGCTGATTGGAAAGAACTTATAAAACAGAATAAACGGTTTGTTTAACAAGCCTCAATTTCGGCTGAACTTGAGATTTATTTATCGGATAAATAAATTAACAGAATCAGATTATACTGCGTTCCGCATTTACGGAATAAAGAAAGACTAAATCAAAGCAGTTTTCAGTTGCTAGTTATTGTAAACAGCACGCGTAGCTattttgtacatgtattttgctcgcaaaaaaagaaataaagcattatttttacttgaattttacaaatgaagaattatttACCTTAACTTTTATAAGGAATTTTCGCtcaaattttgaattgcaCCTTTTTACATAGATATGACATAAATAACGTAGAAACGATtagaatttgtaaataaaatgataatgattaataTGCTCTGTATTGCGTCGAGATACAGCCCTGTATGTATAAACATACACTCTGTATTGCGTCGAGATACAGCCCTGTATGCGTAAACATACACTCTGTATTGCATCGAGATACAGCCCTGTATGTATAAACATACACTCTGTATTGCGTCGAGATACAGCCCTGTATGCGTACACATACACTCTGTATTGCGTCGAGATACAGCCCTGTATGCGTAAACATACACTCCGTATTGCGTCGAGATACAGCCCTGTATACGTAAACATACACTCTGTATTGCGTCGAGATACAGCCCTGTATGCGTAAACATACACTCTGTATTTTGGTCATTATACAGTGCATATTGCATCAATAATTACTGCACTAAGCATACTACAGTAAACTCCTTACTCAGTACAAGTCAACGCAGTGAATTTTAGGcagattgttttgatttgaattctcTTTTGACGCGTTCGTTTCAactaaaatacaaaatcaaaacctgccTTACTAAAATTCACTTCTATTTTCATGATTCTGAACtgtgtgaaatatttacaatgcTACAGAATAAGGTGCAGTTTACTATAGCTGAAATGCAGAAATGAATACACTGCGTTACAAAACACAGaaacaaaaactaaaacacattaaACACTAAATAAATTTAACACAGATCTATCTCTTTACAACAGAGGAACCTTGCACTGAGAGTGGAGACTCATCAGATacatacagtggaacctcgcaCTGAGAGTCGGTCTCAACTGGTGGAGACTCATCAGATacatacagtggaacctcgcaCTGAGAGTCGGTCTCAACTGGTGGAGACTCATCAGATacatacagcggaacctcgtacTGAGAGTCAGTCTCAACTGGTGGAGACTCATCAgatatatacagcggaacctcgcaCTGAGAGTCAGTCTCAACTGGTGGAGACTCATCAGATacatacagtggaacctcgcaCTGAGAGTCAGTCTCAACTGGTGGAGACTCATCAGATacatacagtggaacctcgcaCTGAGAGTCTGTCTCAACTGGTGGAGACTCATCAGATacatacagtggaacctcgcaCTACAACGTTCTTCAGGAGAGTATGTTCATAACATACAATTTATCGTTATATCCAAACTACGATTGTCCGACTTCGGatgaaattctaggtttgttACAACCGGTAAATCATAATATCTGAGAGGTCATTAAAAAGAAGTTTCACTGTAGATACAGAACTGTGAGTCTGGTCAATGATGAACGCGTTCCCCTACAACAACTACGGTAGTACCAGTAGTCTTCAGAGGTGCCAGTTGGgcagtcatgacttagattTAAAACCAATCTGAGACCACTTTAGTTTCatagccgatctaacaacttaagaccagtctaagaccagtTTTTGCTCTGTATTGTTAAGCTAAACAACATTTAATTAACAAATTAATTTGATCTTTACAAACAGTTTACAATTAAGAGACTTCTCATATATACCACAAACTATACCGGAGGGTACTACAAGAGGTAATggtaaatttattcattattctatCAGGAATGATAATAACTATCATGCACGTGTAAAGTCTGATCGCTAtattaatatagtattatcatataaaataaaataaacgtTTGTTTATTCGGTTTGTACCCTGTGTTCTGGAATGATGTGACCTCTTAACAATTTAAACAGGGAATGAATATCAATGGGAGAGATGGTCGTTTCAATGTTTACCAAACACTGATCACCACA
This Tubulanus polymorphus chromosome 7, tnTubPoly1.2, whole genome shotgun sequence DNA region includes the following protein-coding sequences:
- the LOC141908185 gene encoding transcription initiation factor IIB-like, with the protein product MAASGSRGAAGRAGVGCIYHPEAHLVEDYHAGDMICSECGMVIGDRVIDVGSEWRTFSNDKDTKDSSRVGAAENPLLGGGDLSTMIMQDKKTAQVDAFGAQMYKNRRTLSSSERALLGAFREIAQMADRLNLPRMIIDRADTLFKQVHETKALKGRSNDAISAACLYIACRQEGVPRTLKEICAVSKVSKKEIGRVFKHILKTLETNVELITTGDFMSRFCSNLGLPNSVQKGATFIARKAVDLDLVSGRSPISVAAAAIYMASQASQDKKSQKDIGDIAGVAEVTIRQSYKLMYPQAHRLFPEDFKFFTPIEQLPTQ
- the LOC141908186 gene encoding protein C10-like — its product is MELNMAAASGSQQQAAGVSASQAGYNGSFNVEDGKCAIREILDAFKMSDNVVRLDEARDNAGNDMLRMMQIVFPVATKIQMDVISKYGFTPDGEGLIRFAQAIKMYEKQNEELAILNAELRAILIPQMDVPPLSLGATSPSKSQSAS
- the LOC141908370 gene encoding endonuclease G, mitochondrial-like, with amino-acid sequence MIMSRIRNISIIASLGVGAWIGREYEKTRSNSNNTPNTPMNSSSNLINNRQSESIFTSIIPIVSAARNVPAVPMDYSVTPSAPAPSKLPNKNLTEITRFGFPGFDNIRSRDDYVISYDRRNRIPRWVLEHLNPQKIQNQNSSVVDREKSEFKEDQTILPMFRSSNSDYRRSGYDRGHMAAAGNHRINQHSCDETFILSNIAPQVGNGFNRHAWNDLERYVRHLTRQNKNIYICTGPLFLPRREKDGKVYVKYEVIGQNNVAVPTHFFKVIVMETNSGTYSISSFVLPNEVLPEKVNLLNYLVPLDSIERAAGLVFFDKLPKNIFTNINGQRNNQS